The Rhopalosiphum maidis isolate BTI-1 chromosome 1, ASM367621v3, whole genome shotgun sequence genome has a segment encoding these proteins:
- the LOC113561364 gene encoding DNA-directed RNA polymerase I subunit RPA1: MFYHDFYNVDPFKPISMEFNMFSSEEVKKLSVARIDSLISFTPLGEPVPGGLYDARLGSIHMNSGKCSTCNQNAVLCSGHFGHIELPCPVINPIFTATVIHILKISCLSCYRVLLPRETTILLAAQLKLLDNGQLTDAHDLATEINGLSEDDDRNLSVEELETFISLYLKERLQENNGSYVKSADDIRQTFITETLNQVARRTGCIHCKQQLSTISKSFSTITISHAVQSKKDKKTKAYLFPTDIKEHMRQLWINEKHFISALLPVLAGLKVEYPTDTCFMSEVLVTPSNIRPNLMVKGKLVESPRNSTYKSILREAKVIQYIWLLRDQKEGQEISSEITELVNASQGRDSIEKVQISMHNLQMCVDALLDGNLFKTYNSKDQATRIGLKQLLEKKSGIIRQNMMGKRVDYFARSVITPDPYLDTDEIGIPVEFAKKLTYPVAVTDWNNKGLHGVVLNGPNHYPGANMIETDAGIVKWLSATNKSRREALSKTLFYKGPNSRGPQIVHRHVIDGDMMLVNRQPSLHKPSIMAHRVKVLKGEKTLRLHYANCKAYNADFDGDEMNTHLPQSELAKCEAKELASAVYQYLVPRDGTPLSGLIQDHIISSVRMTIRGRFFTRREYMHFVYQALSSIDREIKTVPPAIIKPIMLWSGKQIISTLIINLTPLNQKTFINLMSKSKLEQKCWRNPNHYEYPDLLSEFNFIVRNGNLLSGILDKNHIGASTYSLVHCFFELYGGKYSAKLLSAFSKLFTVYLQCDAFTLGVEDILVTEKADHLRQTAIDESKTAGILAAQESLGIEYIDEEAMNIKLAESYSKSSHFAVLVDRNYKKHLQPFTNKITRACIPKGLLQPFPNNNLQLMVQSGAKGSTVNTIQISCCLGQIELEGKRPPMMISGRTLPSFPPFDTLPKAGGFIGSRFMTGIQPQEFFFHCMAGREGLIDTAVKTSRSGYLQRCLVKHLESLIVNYDMSVRDSNGSIVQYLYGEDGLEVTKSSFFNEKQFGFLAGNVNSFKALKKIRNDECYKELDEKLEEIKSAMKINKTIKRDSEFLSWCKQQTSKVKNKNHSKIKNGRCTQDTKMCKKWYEIDEDVKSSYTENIRRIPDPVGATFHPGGHYGLLSEKMDSSINKYFDTNNGLNDDEKLIAKESIRLKAMAATAAAGEPVGCIAAQSVGEPSTQMTLNTFHFAGRGEMNVTLGIPRLREILMMATKTIKTPSMEIPFIQSENVQNEAEFLRKLMTKITLKDVLSKVQVREKVILNPTRHMRYDLTLHLLPHRCYESITHVTPKTVMRFIRKTFSENLKRMFIKNLSKNFSGELISEQTKKVIKISREKNNDDDENAILDQSEPQEAKTKNQVDSDSESETGEFDSAALKRKAQTEEYDYEKDEDDPMSDEEADINEKQSECDNSINIENKPIKDKNNSVFEDENDSEINMEDDDNEDFINNKDYSQIVIDVKYDKKKPYKFVCIEVSIPLEFKRMDLTALLKDLMGRVIIHEIPGINRAILTEEDDKIILKTEGSRGVAELFRFDNILNLNSLYCNDIQMMLNTYGIEAANRVIIKEVKNVFKVYGINVDTRHLSLIADYMTYDGKYKALNRVGMNGCPSPLQQMSFESTLNYLKKSTVRGLKDNLVSPSSTLIIGQQAQIGSGLVKLLWQ; the protein is encoded by the exons ATGTTTTACCATGATTTTTACAATGTGGATCCGTTTAAGCCCATTAGTAtggaatttaatatgttttcatcGGAAGAAGTTAAAAAATTGTCGGTGGCGCGTATAGATTCCCTCATATCATTTACTCCTTTGGGCGAACCCGTGCCCGGAGGATTATATGATGCTCGTCTCGGGTCGATTCACATGAATAGTGGTAAGTGCTCGACTTGTAACCAAAATGCCGTTTTGTGTTCAGGCCATTTTGGTCACATTGAGCTGCCATGTCCAGTCATCAATCCAATATTTACCGCAACAGTCATTCACATACTCAAGATAAGCTGTTTATCGTGCTACAGAGTATTGTTACCACGAGAAACTACTATTTTGTTGGCAGCACAATTAAAACTCCTTGATAATGGTCAACTGACGGATGCCCACGATTTGGCTACTGAAATAAATGGTTTGAGTGAAGATGATGATAGAAATTTGTCTGTTGAAGAACTCGAAACatttatcagtttatatttaaaagaacgGCTACAAGAAAATAATGGGTCTTATGTGAAGAGTGCTGATGACATACGTCAGACTTTCATTACTGAAACCTTAAATCAA GTTGCTCGACGAACCGGATGTATACATTGTAAACAACAACTTTCAACTATTTCTAAATCATTTTCAACAATTACTATTTCACATGCAGTTCAatcaaaaaaagataaaaaaactaaagcaTATTTGTTCCCAACAGATATAAAAGAACATATGAGACAATTGTGGatcaatgaaaaacattttataagtgcTTTATTACCAGTCTTGGCTGGTTTGAAAGTTGAATATCCCACAGATACTTGTTTTATGTCAGAAGTACTTGTTACTCCTTCTAATATTCGTCCTAACTTGATGGTTAAAGGAAAACTAGTCGAGAGTCCTAGAAATTCAACTTACAAGTCTATTTTACGAGAAGCCaaggtaatacaatatatatggtTATTACGAGATCAAAAAGAAGGTCAAGAAATTTCATCAGAAATTACTGAGCTTGTCAATGCTAGTCAAGGAAGAGACAGCATAGAAAAAGTCCAAATTAGTATgcataatttacaaatgtgTGTTGATGCTCTTCTGGATGGAAATTTGTTCAAAACTTATAATAGTAAAGATCAAGCAACTAGAATTGGGTTAAAAcagttattagaaaaaaaatctggtATTATTCGTCAAAATATGATGGGTAAACGTGTTGATTATTTTGCACGTTCTGTTATTACACCCGATCCTTATTTGGATACTGATGAAATTGGTATACCAGTTGAATttgctaaaaaattaacttatccTGTAGCTGTTACTGACTGGAACAATAAAGGATTACATGGAGTTGTATTGAATGGCCCAAATCATTATCCAGGTGCAAATATGATTGAAACAGATGCAGGAATTGTAAAATGGTTATCTGCTACAAACAAATCACGCAGAGAAGCTTTATCAAAAACCCTTTTTTACAAAGGTCCAAATTCTAGAGGTCCACAAATTGTTCATAGACATGTTATTGATGGGGATATGATGCTTGTTAATCGACAGCCATCTTTACATAAACCTAGTATTATGGCACATAGGGTTAAGGTTTTAAAAGGAGAAAAAACATTAAGATTACATTATGCTAATTGTAAAGCATATAATGCTGATTTTGACGGTGATGAAATGAATACTCATTTACCTCAAAGTGAATTAGCAAAGTGTGAAGCTAAAGAATTAGCAAGTGCTGTTTACCAATATTTAGTACCTCGTGATGGTACTCCATTAAGTGGACTTATACAAGATCATATAATATCGAGTGTAAGAATGACTATCAGAGGACGGTTTTTTACTCGAAGAGAGTATATGCATTTCGTTTATCAAGCATTAAGTTCGATTGATCGTGAAATTAAGACTGTTCCTCCAGCTATCATCAAACCTATAATGCTTTGGTCtggtaaacaaattatttcaacattGATTATTAACTTGACTCCTCTTAATCAAAAAACATTCATAAACTTAATGTCAAAATCTAAACTTGAACAAAAATGTTGGAGAAATCCAAATCATTATGAATACCCAGATTTATTATcagaattcaattttattgtacggaatggtaatttattatcagGAATTCTAGACAAAAATCATATTGGAGCTTCTACTTACAGTTTGGTGCATTGTTTTTTTGAACTATATGGTGGAAAATATTCAGCAAAATTACTAAGCgcatttagtaaattatttactgtttatttGCAATGTGATGCTTTTACTTTAGGTGTAGAAGACATATTAGTGACTGAAAAAGCTGATCATCTACGTCAAACTGCTATCGATGAATCTAAAACTGCTGGAATATTAGCTGCTCAAGAATCTCTTGGTATTGAATATATAGACGAAGAagcaatgaatattaaattagcagAGTCATATAGCAAAAGTAGCCACTTTGCAGTACTAGttgatagaaattataaaaaacatctaCAGCcgtttactaataaaataactagagCTTGTATCCCCAAAGGATTACTTCAACCATtccctaataataatttacagctTATGGTACAATCAGGAGCAAAAGGATCTACTGTAAACACTATACAAATATCTTGTTGTTTAGGGCAAATTGAGTTGGAAGGTAAAAGACCACCTATGATGATATCTGGTCGAACTTTACCAAGTTTTCCACCATTTGATACACTACCTAAAGCTGGAGGATTTATAGGTAGTAGATTTATGACTGGCATTCAACCCCAAGAATTTTTCTTCCATTGCATGGCTGGTCGTGAAGGTCTTATTGATACTGCTGTTAAAACAAGTAGAAGTGGTTATTTACAACGTTGCTTGGTAAAACATCTTGAAAGCCTCATAGTCAATTATGATATGTCTGTTAGAGACAGCAATGGTAGTATTGTGCAGTATTTATATGGTGAGGATGGTTTGGAAGTTACCAAAAGCAGTTTTTTCAATGAAAAGCAATTTGGTTTCCTAGCTGGCAACGTAAATTCTTTCAAAGCtcttaaaaaaatcagaaatgATGAATGTTACAAAGAACTTGATGAAAAGCTAGAAGAAATCAAGTCcgctatgaaaataaataaaactattaaaagagATAGTGAATTTTTGAGTTGGTGTAAACAACAAACTTctaaggttaaaaataaaaatcattcaaaaattaaaaatggtcGTTGTACACAAGACACAAAAATGTGCAAAAAATGGTATGAAATAGATGAAGATGTTAAAAGTTC ctATACAGAAAACATACGAAGAATACCTGACCCTGTAGGAGCAACTTTTCATCCTGGAGGACACTATGGCTTATTATCAGAAAAAATGGAttcatcaattaataaatattttgatactaa taatGGATTGAATGACGATGAAAAACTAATTGCTAAAGAATCAATTCGTCTCAAAGCTATGGCAGCCACAGCTGCAGCTGGAGAACCAGTTGGTTGTATTGCTGCCCAATCTGTGGGTGAACCATCAACACAGATGACATTGAATACTTTTCACTTTGCCGGTCGTGGTGAGATGAATGTCACCTTAGGTATTCCTAGACTACGTGAGATATTAATGATGgctacaaaaacaattaaaactcCTTCAATGGAAATACCATTCATCCAGTctgaaaa tGTTCAAAATGAAGCAGAATTTTTAAGGAAACTAATGACTAAAATAACATTGAAAGACGTTTTATCAAAAGTACAAGTACgagaaaaagtaatattaaatccaACTAGACATATGCGCTATGATTtaacattgcatttattacCACATCGTTGCTACGAATCTATAACTCATGTAACACCAAAAACTGTCATGAGATTCATTAGAAAAACGTTTTCAGAAAACCTAAAAAGaatgttcattaaaaatttgtcaaaaaatttTAGTGGAGAATTGATTTCTgaacaaactaaaaaagttattaaaataagtagagAAAAGAATAATGACGATGATGAAAATGCAatatta gaTCAAAGTGAACCCCAAGAagctaaaactaaaaatcaagTTGATTCTGATAGTGAATCTGAAACTGGTGAATTTGATTCAGCGGCCTTGAAaagaaa agCTCAAACAGAAGAGTATGATTATGAAAAAGATGAAGATGATCCAATGAGTGATGAAGAAGctgatataaatgaaaaacaaagcGAATGTGATAActcaattaatattgaaaataaacctattaaagataaaaataatagtgtatttGAAGATGAAAATGATAGTGAAATTAATATGGAAGATGATGATAAtgaagattttattaataataaagattattcTCAAATTGTAATCGATGTTAA ATATGATAAGAAGAAaccatataaatttgtttgtattgaaGTATCTATTCCTTTGGAATTTAAAAGAATGGACTTAACAGCTTTACTTAAAGATTTGATGGGTCGAGTAATTATTCATGAAATACCGGGTATTAATAGAGCTATTTTAACTGAAGaagatgataaaataatattgaaaactgaGGGTTCACGTGGTGTAGCAGAACTTTTTaggtttgataatattttaaacttaaattcattatactgTAATGATATACAAATGATGTTAAACACGTATGGCATAGAAGCAGCTAACAGGGTTATTATTAAGGaagtgaaaaatgtatttaag gtTTATGGTATTAATGTAGATACCCgacatttatcattaatagcTGATTATATGACTTATGATGGTAAGTATAAGGCATTAAACAGAGTTGGAATGAACGGTTGTCCGTCGCCATTGCAACAAATGTCATTTGAATCTActcttaattatttgaaaaaatctaCAGTACGAGGATTAAAAGATAATCTGGTTTCACCTTCGAGTACTCTTATTATTGGTCAACAAGCGCAAATTGGAAGTGGACTTGTTAAATTGTTATGGCAATAA